From the Desulfovibrio sp. JY genome, one window contains:
- a CDS encoding glycosyltransferase family 39 protein produces MTTARDRGGRWTWALLGIILCIAAFIRLHDLGIPELQWDERLALHRASMPVAQLLDSLDNQSASDVSLDTSPPLHHLCIHVARLLGDNDFNVRLPSVLFGLASLLMVFLVGRQFFDAESGLCAALYGALLQFHVAYSRYMRWYVFFYTFSLLSLYCYRRLLDNKTWRAVLAYAVATALMLYSSYLAAPFVLAQMLFTGLLCLPALTDRAARAEVRKLLFAHGAGLCLAALFYLPQVKGQLVAYYTFYHSGGHAFDFYRVAKAFREITLYFRDSDFAGTGGVALFMLAGLVWRWRGKAGRNLGLFLVWCAVPTLAAFVINVQTQITAKYLVGLLYAVLLLAGAGAMTLSRAVIGQGLAPGSRAYRALTLALGLAGILFILGPNLQYAALYRSWQHNAQRWARYLLLHKQDADSVMFASNRAKKVILERELHGAYRFFGDVAGQGYRKFFYVIGKGDFVPPGLTLVEDMPQDDEVVLFFRGGVVGQAPLMASPGGADVYADDFTTLRFYETVWQAHNVAPDYRLHALSQFSLDAPGRATWKLVSAPGARCRSVAVRFDAVMRGKIRVMRPDARLRLLAGQDPDRMTLVADIDYAKFVAANPAYGQPGATGTAKLPTAATVPWPRSDQPLYVRLEFVPGHYAASIDLERLSFRVDGEAGDTPGEAAPAVLRNIAAHTRLAPWKAGEQTLGGEVLHVFSADDARHPQGGGTLSWQSAADRERFVAAHPGLPPVAVLRDPDGAPAFYLYDARLADAALSLPQGREETAAVAATTPWPVRGLAYTGATSRPVVRLGGKTLPIPLSVPAGALVELNPGGEGLVHLSPRFTPKDFNLYNMVRRDNLNILGDALTCLEDRPCLAEYVFASELPIKGVRAMIYPALRTDKPNYARVFYGINAIDARRVFLDFSERGPLDVSSTYEGVLREVRFETPVHILFVGCELSGPGASIRSNAKYPMRIEVLLDAAALPSIAADTSPTTVGQRSETGEPMRLWLSGSPLPLRQVWQTR; encoded by the coding sequence ATGACGACCGCAAGGGATCGTGGCGGCCGCTGGACATGGGCCCTGCTCGGCATCATTTTGTGCATCGCGGCCTTTATCCGGTTGCATGACCTCGGCATCCCCGAGCTGCAATGGGACGAACGGCTGGCCCTGCACCGGGCTTCCATGCCTGTCGCGCAGCTCTTGGACAGCCTCGACAACCAGTCCGCCTCGGACGTCTCCCTCGACACTTCGCCGCCGCTGCACCATCTCTGCATTCACGTTGCGAGGCTCCTCGGCGACAACGATTTCAACGTGCGCCTGCCGTCCGTGCTGTTCGGCCTGGCTTCGCTGTTGATGGTGTTTCTGGTCGGCCGGCAGTTCTTCGACGCCGAGTCCGGTCTTTGCGCCGCGCTGTACGGGGCCTTGCTGCAATTTCATGTGGCCTATTCCCGCTATATGCGCTGGTACGTCTTTTTCTACACCTTTTCCCTGCTGTCGCTGTACTGTTACCGGCGACTCCTCGACAACAAAACCTGGCGCGCGGTTTTGGCCTATGCCGTGGCCACGGCGCTGATGCTCTACAGCTCCTACCTCGCCGCGCCCTTTGTCCTGGCCCAGATGCTTTTTACGGGGCTTTTGTGCCTGCCGGCCCTGACCGACCGCGCCGCCCGCGCCGAGGTCCGAAAGCTGCTTTTCGCCCACGGGGCCGGGCTGTGTCTGGCCGCGCTTTTCTACCTGCCCCAGGTCAAGGGCCAGCTCGTGGCCTATTACACGTTTTACCACAGCGGCGGCCACGCCTTCGATTTCTACCGCGTGGCCAAGGCGTTTCGGGAAATCACGCTCTATTTCCGGGATTCGGATTTCGCCGGCACCGGCGGGGTGGCCCTTTTCATGCTGGCCGGCCTGGTCTGGCGCTGGCGGGGGAAGGCCGGCCGGAATCTGGGGCTGTTCCTGGTCTGGTGCGCGGTGCCCACCCTGGCCGCCTTTGTCATCAATGTGCAGACCCAGATCACGGCCAAGTATCTGGTCGGGCTGCTCTATGCCGTGCTGCTGCTGGCCGGGGCCGGGGCCATGACGCTTTCCCGCGCCGTCATCGGCCAGGGGCTCGCTCCGGGAAGCCGGGCCTACCGGGCCCTGACCCTGGCCCTAGGCCTTGCCGGCATCCTTTTTATCCTCGGCCCGAATCTCCAGTACGCGGCCCTGTACCGGAGCTGGCAGCACAACGCCCAGCGCTGGGCCCGGTATCTGCTGTTGCACAAGCAGGATGCGGACTCCGTCATGTTCGCGTCCAACCGGGCCAAAAAGGTCATCCTGGAGCGGGAGCTGCACGGGGCCTACCGCTTTTTCGGCGACGTGGCCGGGCAGGGCTATCGCAAGTTTTTTTATGTCATCGGCAAGGGCGACTTCGTGCCGCCGGGGCTGACCCTCGTGGAGGACATGCCCCAGGACGACGAGGTGGTGCTTTTTTTCCGGGGCGGCGTGGTCGGCCAGGCCCCGCTGATGGCCTCGCCGGGCGGCGCCGACGTCTATGCCGATGATTTCACCACGCTGCGGTTTTACGAAACCGTGTGGCAGGCCCACAACGTGGCTCCGGATTACCGGCTCCACGCCCTGTCGCAATTCAGCCTCGACGCACCCGGCCGGGCCACCTGGAAGCTTGTCTCGGCTCCCGGGGCGCGCTGTCGGTCCGTGGCCGTGCGCTTCGACGCGGTCATGCGCGGCAAGATCCGCGTTATGCGTCCCGATGCCCGGCTGCGACTTTTGGCCGGCCAGGACCCGGACAGGATGACGCTGGTCGCGGACATCGATTACGCGAAATTCGTCGCGGCCAACCCGGCCTACGGCCAGCCCGGAGCCACGGGAACGGCCAAGCTGCCCACGGCCGCGACCGTCCCCTGGCCGCGTTCGGACCAGCCGCTTTACGTGCGCCTGGAATTCGTGCCGGGCCATTACGCGGCCTCCATCGACCTGGAGCGTCTGTCTTTTCGCGTCGACGGCGAGGCCGGTGACACTCCCGGCGAGGCGGCCCCGGCCGTGCTGCGCAACATCGCCGCCCACACGCGGCTTGCGCCCTGGAAAGCCGGGGAACAAACCCTTGGCGGCGAAGTCCTGCATGTCTTTAGCGCCGACGATGCCCGGCATCCGCAAGGGGGAGGGACTCTTTCCTGGCAGTCGGCTGCCGACAGGGAACGGTTCGTGGCCGCCCATCCCGGCCTGCCGCCGGTGGCGGTTCTCCGCGATCCGGACGGCGCGCCGGCCTTTTACCTTTACGACGCCCGGCTTGCCGACGCGGCCCTTTCCCTGCCCCAGGGGCGGGAGGAAACGGCCGCCGTGGCGGCGACGACGCCCTGGCCCGTGCGCGGGCTGGCCTATACCGGCGCGACTTCCCGGCCGGTGGTGCGCCTGGGCGGGAAGACCCTGCCCATCCCGTTGTCCGTGCCGGCCGGGGCCCTGGTGGAGCTCAATCCCGGCGGCGAGGGCCTCGTCCACCTCTCGCCCCGGTTCACGCCCAAGGACTTCAACCTTTACAACATGGTCCGCCGGGACAACCTCAACATCCTGGGCGACGCCCTGACCTGTCTGGAGGACCGTCCCTGCCTGGCCGAATACGTCTTCGCTTCCGAGCTTCCCATAAAGGGCGTGCGGGCCATGATCTACCCGGCCCTGCGCACGGACAAGCCCAATTATGCCCGGGTGTTCTACGGCATAAACGCTATCGACGCCCGCCGCGTGTTCCTGGATTTTTCCGAACGCGGCCCGTTGGATGTCTCTTCGACCTACGAGGGGGTGCTGCGGGAAGTGCGGTTCGAGACGCCCGTGCACATCCTGTTCGTGGGCTGCGAGTTGTCGGGGCCGGGCGCGTCCATCCGCTCCAACGCCAAATATCCCATGCGCATCGAAGTGTTGCTCGACGCCGCCGCCTTGCCGTCCATCGCCGCCGATACCTCGCCCACGACCGTTGGCCAGCGGTCCGAGACGGGCGAGCCCATGCGGCTGTGGCTCTCGGGAAGCCCGCTCCCCCTGCGCCAGGTCTGGCAAACCCGCTAG
- a CDS encoding protein RhiA: protein MSTQYTLNVSNSSARPGYFCIYQTFDEQEVMINLFSLAWFSKGCNPGTQVSFRWSIDYGFCWGETETLVPGVTFAASETKDGDPSRIDQNSTNLTHNAFGYNFTGASKTAPMGTLGIFTDDTVPVNKAAVGISMGGSPALVVQAGPNLDFIFKPHPRYWICFGNYIQGQVIDLNMMTAAQEIEFFPNEYTIYATLQPNNTIKVNGMLSD, encoded by the coding sequence ATGTCTACCCAGTACACGCTCAACGTGAGCAACAGTTCCGCCCGTCCGGGGTATTTTTGCATCTACCAGACGTTTGACGAACAGGAAGTCATGATCAATCTCTTCTCGCTGGCTTGGTTCAGCAAGGGCTGCAATCCCGGCACTCAGGTCAGCTTCAGATGGAGCATTGATTATGGGTTCTGCTGGGGCGAAACCGAAACACTCGTTCCCGGCGTGACTTTTGCCGCCTCCGAAACCAAGGATGGCGATCCGAGCCGGATCGACCAGAATTCCACCAACCTTACGCACAACGCCTTCGGGTACAACTTTACTGGTGCCTCCAAGACTGCTCCTATGGGAACGCTTGGAATTTTCACGGACGATACGGTGCCGGTAAACAAGGCGGCGGTCGGAATCTCCATGGGGGGATCGCCGGCGCTTGTGGTCCAGGCCGGGCCGAATCTTGACTTCATATTCAAGCCTCACCCCAGGTATTGGATTTGCTTCGGCAATTATATCCAGGGGCAGGTGATCGATTTGAACATGATGACGGCGGCCCAGGAAATTGAATTCTTTCCGAATGAATACACAATCTACGCGACGCTCCAGCCGAACAATACCATCAAGGTGAACGGAATGCTCTCCGACTAG
- a CDS encoding cyclase family protein — protein MSKAAWIDVSVPLMTGLPAWPGDPPTRVRRVLDLDRGDPCTVSALDMCAHAGTHLDAPSHYLPGGDTLDDLPFDVVMGPARVIALTDPRVITPGELRRHRIRPGQRILFKTANSERCWASPEFVEEFVDLSPEAATYLAARQVRLVGVDYLSVSDHRADAAAIHRPLLEAGIWILEGLDLSGVSPGPVDLVCLPLRLAGAEGAPARALVRPVGRRA, from the coding sequence ATGTCCAAAGCCGCCTGGATCGATGTTTCCGTGCCCCTTATGACCGGCCTGCCCGCCTGGCCCGGCGATCCGCCGACCCGCGTCCGCCGCGTGCTGGACCTGGACCGGGGCGACCCGTGCACGGTGTCGGCCCTGGACATGTGCGCCCATGCCGGCACCCACCTGGACGCACCGTCCCATTATCTGCCCGGGGGCGATACCCTGGACGACCTGCCCTTCGACGTGGTGATGGGCCCGGCCCGGGTCATCGCCCTCACGGACCCGCGTGTCATCACGCCCGGGGAACTGCGCCGCCACCGCATCCGTCCCGGCCAGCGCATTCTTTTCAAGACGGCCAATTCCGAACGTTGTTGGGCCTCGCCAGAGTTCGTGGAGGAATTCGTGGACCTCTCCCCCGAGGCAGCGACCTACCTTGCCGCGCGGCAGGTCCGGCTCGTCGGCGTGGATTACCTGTCCGTGTCGGATCATCGCGCCGACGCGGCCGCCATCCACCGCCCGCTGCTTGAGGCCGGAATCTGGATTCTCGAAGGGCTCGACCTGTCGGGCGTTTCTCCGGGGCCGGTGGATCTGGTCTGCCTGCCGCTGCGGCTGGCCGGGGCCGAGGGCGCGCCGGCCAGGGCGCTGGTGCGCCCGGTCGGCCGCCGTGCCTGA
- a CDS encoding PAS domain S-box protein, which translates to MALSVAALCVIAVFDLPLFHVLSELTCVIAGVAAFLVIWNARAFVEHAFFLVLGLAFLVAAGFDAAYLLLNAGLVRLPLPPGLAAAVWTGSHIAFALSLCVGAWTLRGTNTSVVGGPLALVGGLNVLLVLTFAAVAMLSPAAGALDLPASDASVDRLIPMLLFVGAGLGLLRSRDRLASPVVRLLLGATACLALSDAAFAWPADVVVSRILGHAAKVLGYALSCQAIVVTGISRPYDLLFREIGLREQDLNNRLVRLGAQAQAIFELSSLDSLESGQFKTFAATLLNRATRVLGVARAGVWLLSPDRQRLLCLLDGGPGQADTGVELSRADYPDYFDAIAHERVIVAENAAVSPLTRDLAATFLDKRGVASLLDAPFRFSGRLAGVLTLHHVGNPRRFADDEQAFAGSLADTLSLALETSERRRAARDLAASEQRLRSLLDAMPDPVCFKDAGGRWIVANPAQIEAFGLAGVFWKGETDAALAVQSAGDRQALADAAATDAETWAAGQTRVFALSLTGVDGQTRHFDVIKAPLFHDNGRPKGLVTLSRDITDYREALSRLRESNEELEAIYNETSDGLIIVDVANQAVIRVNTAACRMFGYDRRQLTALSPWDLHPEDERETSITRFGEINAGRLHLMEGIPCQRKDGSVFYADIAAQPITYGGRPAILGFYRDISERRAAGQALAASEERFRKVFNSTYDAIFLHDVNGDILDCNDKMLELYGVRRDEAPQYSIEHDYSAPGNPSGKIVAYWQEVMAGEEHFFEWKARRPHDGSVFDVEIYLRRLKLPERDVILANVRDVTERKRVLAALAARQADISALNRDLARRVREETEKNRQKDILLLNQTRLAAMGEMIGNIAHQWRQPLNALSIVLANMRFEYENVCEGDTASLIAAHRQAGEILRKMSSTIDDFRNFFRPDKQRGPFFVVAAVSDALLLIEASLAQHGVAVRFTARHNPRVTGFRGEFSQVVLNLLGNAKDAILASRQQGGVIAIRVMARQGQAVIHVTDNGGGIPGAILNRVFDPYFTTKSDRGGTGLGLYMSKTIVEDHLRGRLTAQNLGNGARLTIRIPLDPPEGTAPSAADISQSPPGSFRP; encoded by the coding sequence ATGGCCCTGTCCGTTGCCGCGCTCTGCGTCATTGCCGTCTTCGACCTCCCGCTGTTCCACGTCCTGTCCGAGCTGACCTGCGTGATCGCGGGAGTTGCCGCCTTTCTGGTCATCTGGAACGCCAGGGCCTTTGTCGAGCACGCTTTTTTCCTGGTCCTCGGGCTGGCCTTCCTGGTCGCCGCCGGCTTCGACGCCGCCTATTTGCTGCTAAACGCCGGGCTGGTCCGACTGCCGCTGCCGCCCGGGCTGGCCGCCGCCGTTTGGACCGGCTCCCACATCGCCTTTGCCTTGTCGCTTTGCGTCGGGGCCTGGACGCTGCGCGGCACCAACACCTCGGTCGTCGGCGGTCCCCTGGCCCTGGTCGGGGGCCTCAACGTATTGCTGGTGCTGACCTTCGCCGCCGTGGCGATGCTGTCGCCGGCCGCCGGGGCGCTTGACCTTCCCGCCTCCGATGCGTCGGTGGACCGTCTGATCCCGATGCTGCTTTTCGTCGGGGCGGGCCTTGGGCTGCTGCGCTCCCGCGACCGGCTGGCCAGCCCCGTGGTGCGGCTGCTGCTTGGAGCGACGGCCTGCCTGGCCCTGTCCGACGCGGCCTTCGCCTGGCCGGCGGATGTCGTCGTGTCGCGCATTCTGGGCCACGCGGCCAAGGTGCTCGGCTATGCCCTCAGTTGCCAGGCCATCGTGGTCACGGGCATAAGCCGCCCCTATGACCTGCTGTTTCGGGAAATCGGGCTGCGCGAACAGGACCTCAACAATCGTCTGGTACGTCTGGGTGCCCAGGCCCAGGCCATCTTCGAGCTCAGCAGCCTCGACTCCCTGGAAAGCGGCCAATTCAAAACCTTTGCCGCCACCCTGCTCAACCGAGCCACGCGCGTGCTCGGCGTGGCCAGAGCCGGCGTCTGGCTCCTTTCCCCCGATCGACAGCGCCTGCTGTGCCTGCTCGACGGCGGACCGGGACAAGCGGACACGGGCGTCGAGCTGAGCCGGGCCGATTATCCGGACTATTTCGATGCCATCGCCCACGAACGCGTCATCGTGGCCGAAAACGCCGCCGTCTCGCCCCTGACGCGGGACCTGGCCGCCACCTTTCTCGACAAGCGGGGCGTCGCCTCGCTGCTCGATGCGCCCTTCCGCTTCTCCGGCCGGCTGGCCGGGGTGCTCACCCTGCACCATGTCGGCAACCCGCGCCGGTTCGCCGACGACGAGCAGGCCTTTGCCGGTTCCCTGGCCGACACCCTGTCCCTGGCGCTGGAGACCTCGGAGCGCCGCCGCGCCGCCCGGGACCTAGCCGCCAGCGAACAGCGCCTGCGTTCCCTGCTCGACGCCATGCCCGATCCGGTCTGCTTCAAGGACGCCGGCGGCCGCTGGATCGTGGCCAACCCGGCCCAGATCGAGGCATTCGGACTGGCCGGCGTCTTCTGGAAAGGGGAGACCGACGCGGCCCTGGCGGTCCAAAGCGCCGGCGACCGGCAGGCCCTGGCCGACGCGGCCGCGACCGACGCCGAAACCTGGGCCGCCGGCCAGACCCGCGTCTTCGCGTTGTCCCTGACCGGAGTCGACGGCCAGACCCGCCACTTCGACGTGATCAAGGCCCCGCTTTTCCACGACAACGGCCGGCCCAAGGGACTCGTGACCCTGTCCCGCGACATCACCGACTACCGTGAGGCCCTGTCCCGGCTGCGGGAATCCAACGAGGAGCTGGAGGCCATCTACAACGAGACCTCCGACGGGCTGATCATCGTCGACGTGGCCAACCAGGCCGTGATCAGGGTCAACACCGCCGCCTGCCGCATGTTCGGCTATGACCGCCGACAACTGACCGCACTCTCCCCCTGGGACCTGCATCCGGAAGACGAGCGGGAAACCTCGATTACGCGTTTTGGCGAAATTAACGCCGGGAGACTGCACCTGATGGAGGGCATCCCCTGCCAGCGCAAGGACGGGAGCGTCTTTTACGCGGACATCGCGGCCCAGCCCATCACCTACGGCGGCCGGCCGGCCATCCTGGGCTTTTACCGCGACATCTCCGAGCGCCGGGCGGCAGGGCAGGCGCTGGCGGCCTCCGAGGAACGCTTCCGCAAGGTCTTCAACAGCACCTATGACGCCATTTTCCTCCACGACGTGAACGGCGACATCCTGGACTGCAACGACAAGATGCTCGAGCTTTACGGCGTGCGTCGCGACGAAGCCCCCCAGTATTCCATCGAGCACGACTACTCCGCCCCGGGCAATCCGTCCGGGAAAATCGTCGCCTACTGGCAGGAGGTCATGGCCGGCGAGGAGCACTTTTTCGAATGGAAGGCCAGACGCCCCCATGACGGCAGCGTGTTCGATGTGGAAATCTATCTGCGGCGCTTGAAGCTCCCCGAACGCGACGTCATTTTGGCCAACGTGCGCGATGTCACGGAACGCAAGCGGGTCCTGGCCGCCCTGGCCGCCCGGCAGGCGGATATCTCGGCGCTCAACCGCGACCTGGCCCGGCGGGTGCGCGAGGAAACCGAAAAGAACCGGCAAAAGGACATCCTGCTCCTCAATCAGACCAGGCTCGCGGCCATGGGCGAGATGATCGGCAACATCGCCCACCAATGGCGACAGCCTTTAAACGCCCTGTCCATCGTCTTGGCCAACATGCGCTTCGAATACGAGAACGTCTGCGAGGGCGACACAGCAAGCCTCATCGCCGCCCACCGCCAGGCCGGCGAGATCCTGCGCAAGATGTCCTCGACCATCGACGACTTCCGCAATTTCTTCCGCCCCGACAAGCAGCGCGGCCCCTTCTTCGTGGTGGCGGCCGTAAGCGACGCCCTGCTCCTTATCGAGGCGAGCCTGGCCCAGCACGGCGTGGCCGTGCGCTTCACGGCCCGGCACAATCCCCGGGTCACCGGTTTTCGCGGCGAGTTCTCCCAGGTCGTGCTCAACCTGCTCGGCAACGCCAAGGACGCCATCCTGGCCTCGCGGCAACAGGGCGGGGTCATCGCCATCCGGGTCATGGCCCGCCAGGGCCAGGCCGTCATCCACGTGACGGACAACGGCGGCGGCATCCCGGGGGCCATCCTGAACCGCGTTTTCGACCCCTACTTCACCACCAAGTCCGACAGGGGCGGCACGGGGCTCGGGCTCTACATGTCCAAGACCATCGTGGAGGACCACCTGCGCGGCCGGCTCACGGCCCAAAACCTCGGCAACGGGGCGCGCCTGACCATCCGCATTCCCCTCGACCCGCCGGAAGGGACCGCCCCGTCCGCCGCCGACATTTCCCAATCACCCCCAGGGAGTTTCCGCCCATGA
- a CDS encoding diguanylate cyclase, whose product MTKSSKDKYRSLSRLHIMVVEDDPFAREHMGLLLSRFAARLTTAGDGAEGLETFRRERPDIVVTDISMPRMDGLDMAARIKTEAPGVPVVLVTAHSDTEYFLRSIDIGIDGYVVKPVDADKLLARLGQLAAGLLETRAASARARLFQFTLDINPNFILTLGGGEVDYVNRTFLDFLGAANLEALKDGHHAGRVLELDGRRHEAADFDWAGRIDARPDVTHQAVFSRLPDEPGQERTFLVFSAAFPELDRRILTFTDITPLAEERRQLITRATTDALTGITNRAGIDEALTRERHRAVRHGTPLCVIMFDIDHFKDVNDSLGHQAGDAVLAGLTGLVSGLVRDHDILGRYGGEEFLIVAPETDMEQGRLLAERLRAAVAAHAFPAAGKVTCSFGLAELDADEPAHELVARADAALYRAKETGRNRVAG is encoded by the coding sequence ATGACCAAATCGTCCAAAGATAAATACCGCTCCCTGTCCAGGCTCCACATCATGGTCGTGGAGGACGATCCGTTCGCCCGGGAACATATGGGGCTTTTGCTGTCACGCTTCGCCGCCAGACTGACCACGGCCGGCGACGGGGCCGAGGGGCTGGAAACCTTTCGCCGCGAGCGCCCCGACATCGTCGTCACCGACATCAGCATGCCCCGGATGGACGGCCTGGACATGGCCGCGCGCATCAAAACGGAGGCGCCCGGCGTGCCGGTGGTCCTGGTCACCGCCCACAGCGACACGGAATATTTCCTGCGCTCCATCGACATCGGCATCGACGGCTACGTGGTCAAGCCCGTGGACGCCGACAAGCTGCTGGCCAGGCTTGGCCAGCTCGCCGCCGGCCTGCTGGAGACCCGGGCCGCCTCCGCCCGGGCCCGGCTTTTCCAGTTCACCCTGGATATCAACCCCAACTTCATCCTGACCCTCGGCGGCGGCGAGGTGGACTACGTCAACCGGACCTTCCTGGATTTTCTCGGCGCGGCCAATCTCGAAGCCCTCAAGGACGGCCACCACGCCGGCCGCGTGCTGGAACTCGACGGTCGCCGCCACGAAGCCGCGGATTTCGACTGGGCCGGTCGCATCGACGCCCGGCCGGACGTCACGCATCAGGCGGTTTTCTCGCGACTGCCCGACGAACCCGGCCAGGAGCGCACCTTCCTCGTCTTCTCGGCCGCCTTTCCGGAACTCGACCGCCGCATCCTGACCTTCACCGACATCACGCCCCTGGCCGAGGAGCGCCGCCAGCTCATCACCCGGGCCACCACCGACGCCCTGACCGGCATCACCAACCGGGCCGGCATCGACGAGGCCCTGACGCGCGAACGGCACCGGGCCGTGCGCCACGGCACGCCGCTTTGCGTCATCATGTTCGACATCGACCATTTCAAGGACGTCAACGACAGCCTCGGCCACCAGGCGGGGGACGCGGTATTGGCGGGACTGACCGGACTCGTGTCCGGACTCGTGCGCGACCACGACATCCTGGGGCGCTACGGCGGGGAGGAATTTCTCATCGTCGCGCCCGAGACGGACATGGAACAGGGGCGACTGCTGGCCGAACGGCTGCGCGCGGCCGTCGCGGCCCATGCCTTCCCGGCGGCGGGAAAGGTGACGTGCAGCTTCGGCCTGGCCGAGCTCGACGCCGACGAGCCCGCCCATGAACTGGTCGCCCGGGCCGATGCCGCCCTCTACCGGGCCAAGGAGACGGGCCGCAACCGGGTCGCCGGCTGA